The Helicoverpa armigera isolate CAAS_96S chromosome 23, ASM3070526v1, whole genome shotgun sequence genomic sequence actatcgtaagtaccgtaacaaaccaagacgttttcagtcgggtttaaaccactacttgcggcagtttttataataagagggattGTGTTTGAAACTAAAGCTAACAATGTAAGCAAGCTATTGTAGATGtttcttttcataaagaaagtaTCGTAATAAGTATTATGAAGAATTTGTAGCTTCCTGAGAGAACCACTTTCCGCACCTGAATAAGAAGTACGTATGTAATATATAGAATACATAGAATTagaagtaaatatataaataagctACCTATTACTgcagtttcattaaaattcgtTCAGCTGTTTGCGCttaaagaagtaacaaacataaccCACACTACATCCCACACTCAGCTttcgcctttaaaatacacgtagtgtgattaataggtaggtactcattccgtatacattttataaagtaggtaagAACATCATAGTTTCTCATATCAAACCTTAAATTTTCTCATCGATATCTTAAATCCATAATTTTAagctaagtatacttagaaccAGTGTTTCAATTAACCCCATTCTCTAATGTAAACACATTACAAGTTCGACACATCGACAGGTTACGATTACAGCACTAATTGGTACAAGCATCTGTCTACTCGATATctgaatacattttataattagtaaCTGATAAGATACTGTCTTGATTACTAAGTCTAATATTAATCAAAGAACaactttgaatttaaattataaacatcAAACATGTTTTTAACAGATTTTCCAAAAGGAAGGAGGTTGATTTTTGACACTAAATCATCAAATAGCCCACTGGGTGCAGctcttaccgactaaaacccaccatgttccttctgaaaccCTTTGTGTATCAGGGCCGCGATAATTCTTCGAACGATCCCGTAGCCCCAAAAGAGATTTTCATTCATATATCACCGTATATATCGGTGGTaaccttaatatttttaactaatttagAGTAACCTACTGACATTTTAACGAGCTTAGTTACGGCAATAATTGCAACTCCATAGTTAACgattactttttaaatgttacAGTAATAAATAAGACATAATAACGTCAGTGATCATAAGATTACCAATTGTTTTGAGATAAGTACAAACAATGATTTGTATATAATGTAAGCTGTCTAAATGATACAAAAGCTTGTTGAATTCGAATCACAATGTTTTTTGTACCACTATTCACTTTCTCCCTTCCTctcttattatattaaatatcgtattttatttactgtgcctatttaattaaatatttgtaacctcaaaattttatatttctgtaaCCTGAGGTTCACCTGACAGCAGTGGTCAATTCTCATCAAACGCATGATTGAAAAGAATTGCATACAagcatacatttttttttctatatcaaATGTCATAttgaaatattgcaaaaatatgaTGTTGGCGTAACCGATAAACATTCTATTGCGATTTCCACGTGCAACGCAATAAAATACAAAGGGCTCTTAAATCTCATGTAACGCAACACCAATCATAAGCTAGTCATGATTTGCCTTGCAACATCTAATTCGCGAAGTAACTGGCCATTTCGCTTTCTGCGTTCGCAACAAAAAAAACCTTGACATTAGGGCGAATAGACCACTTTACTGCATTCTTGAGAATCTTGATTTTGAGTTACtgtttaaaaaacatacattataGGTTCGGTTGCTTAGCAACTATCTCCTTTGTGCTTATAGGGACCCTTGCGGCAATTGTATATGCATGAAAGTGGTACAACATCCTGCATACGAGCTTGGATTTATTGTCTCCTGGAATTAACGCTTCATAtgttttcctaacattttatgtcATGGATTTCCGTGAAAAGTGAAAAAATCATTCATTTGCTGTTTTTTTAGCTAGGTCATTCCCGTGATTTCACTTGCATTCTCCGGGAACTACATCAGATATAGGAAGAGAGGtacttttatatcaatttaatgGGCACGCAGAATGACTTGGCTTGTAATTATAAAGAGCTTACGAAGCGAcacaattataaaaacatttccttttaaataacgttttctttgcatttaaattgtaattataatattttttgtggtaagTGTAGATTTCTGGGCTATCTATATGCAGATCAAATTCAGCCAAGTGAACGTTTCGtatcaataacaaaacatgCTCGAGTATTTGGCACTCGATGCAGATTTGGCCACACTAACGTATCGATTTGAATTTGCATCCGAATGTGGACAACTCATAAATTGCAGACATACGCCCAGCACAGAGCCAAATATGCATAGGAAACCAGACAACATAATGTACTATCTACTTTTATATAACACCATAAACCCTCTTtaccatattttgtttatcagtACCTAAAGGAACGGAATctattcaatttgaaaaaatattacactattggaaagctacagtaTCCCCTGACATAGGCCATATTTTCGGTATCTAGGTACCTACGGAATGTAGTTTCTACGGAACGCGAGTGACACCGCGGTAAACAGCTAATGGTCTTATACTCAAATGTAATAAAGATAATAGTGTAACAACTAGCCTTTATGAATCACGTGAGAAGATCTAAATTTAAGATCTGAGACACGAAATGTGAGCTCCTTTGTCAAAAGCAGGACAAGTCAATGTCATGATTGTAGACAAATTGAAACTAAGAGCCGCTATTAGTATTGTGTTTAAGCCAATCTCTTACGGTATGGAGAATTTAAGGTCGAGTAAGATCGGATGGTTTTGGAAAAACAATAGCAAAGTCGTTTGTTCTTTtgggattatttttaatatgcgTGACTTAAGATAGCAACTTTATTGTGAAATCCATGGGATAGTGACCACACTACATTTGACATATAgaacatatataaatatgtacttaggtacgatgtaagttttcaaaaattatattgttagttTCATCTTACATAGGAAAGTTTTCCAAAGAATTTTCTACATGACGACCTCGAAAAAACATGCTTCGTCTAACATAATTTGTAGATTTCGGATAATGTCTGGTGTGCCTCAAAACTTTAAGTCTATCACCGTATCTTTCCTTTAGTATTTGTACAAAGTCTCTGGTTTCTCCTACTGCTGTGGTTTCCCAAGTTGTAGGTATATCGCATTGCTTAGGTTTGCAGGTAGTGTTTAATTTTTCAGTAGTATTCATACTTGCAGTTGTAGGTTGAGTAGTTTCTTCAGGAATTGTGTTGTCATTGTCTTTGGTGCTATTTTCATTGTTAGGAGATGTTGTGGCATTAGTCGCAGATTCAACAGTAGTTGAAGGTTCAGCAGTGGTTACGGATTCAGTGGTTGTTACAGGTTTAGCAGTAGTTGTAGATTCTATAGTAGTCACGGATTCAGCGGTACTCGTTTCAGTATGTTCTAGTTTTTGTGTCTCTATTTCCGACTGATCTAGAAATATAGAAGTATTAGTTTTGTTAATAGATGAgtgttcataatttatttcgttgatgatgatgatagtgctTACCACAGTAGTCGTAACTTCGGTAGTGGGCGTCATAGGAGTAGTTGTTGATTCGTAAGCACTATCATTATGTGTACACTTTTTATCACACAAATCGGTAGCTGCTTCTACGTATGCTGAAAGAGAAAGCACATACTAACTTATTGGATGGCAAAGAATTATTGAATGTATGAACTCGTATGCTTTTCGGGTtctccaaattatttttatttgacaactTGTTGACAATTTGGTGACAGCATATCCTTATTATTGAATACACCATCGGCGTCGCCAAAAATCTCTGACTTCTTtgaataaatcaaatcaaatctctttattttcaggctgcatacCAACTATAGAAAGAAACAGAAATCAGCCTAATTTATAGCTATAAATATATCCTTACTTTTATTATTCATGCAATTGTATTCATTCATGTCACATTTATCCAAGAACATTCGATAAGTTTTATCGGCATCGTTGTGACCACAGAGAGAAACAAACGTGTGGTTGCAAGTCTTCGATAGAGTACAGTCATCAAGATTCTGTAacaaaaacatcatcatcagccttctaaTTGTCTATCTACACGGCATtgacctcttctcatacagagaaggaatgagcgtgaatcaccacgcttgcttaaaGTCCATGTTTCCATATGAAATTTTCCGTTTTCTCTAcgcggtcattggtatccaaaacaCTTTGAAAAACTGACATACTCTAGAAAgttgtttcaaaaatatttccttgttAATGTAATAGAAAATGGATTGTAATACAATAGaaataatacattttcattttaattttaaagacaaaAAGTGTTCGTACCCCAATGTAATGCTGCACCACCGGTGATATTAAAATACAGGctgaaaacgaaaaaaaaaacttcaatttttatttccattacgataaaaacaaaacaaaatattttaaaattggaattacTTACCCAAAGCTACTAGAATttcaaacaacattttataaaaagagTTCTTTTACTCATTCATTTTTGAAACCGTTACTCTCGGCCATTTTCTTTTACACGCGTCTGTCGTAACATTTTCGAATCGATATAACAAAACGATTTATTTTCTTCCACTTCTTTATTACATAACATAATCTATATGTTATATAACATACTAACATATATGCTCACTAAAtatttcccgcagtttcacccgcttcccgggGCAACTTCTACCCGAGTCCGGATAAAATTTTGCatatatgttactcgggaatagtggaGCTTCCCGacagtaaaacaattttttaaatagttttggagcctttcgATTTTTTCcctctttattgtatttgtatatCTATACAAAATGGAAGTAAACATAGATGTTTGTATAAAATCGATGTTAACATATATAAAATCGTAATATTATTCTGAGCGTACAAACCGAATCATGTTTTATTGTGCAATATTTCGACAATATTGTGTGTTTTATCACACGTATAAAACAAGGGTGTAAATTGGTAGCGATTTATGTCTGAGGAACaataatttcttctttatttaccCATTTATTTCGATGTTTTTTTCACACGATACGAAACGATGAAAAGTCGATGTTGAAATAGAAGGAAAGAGTCTGGCATCACTTATGCATGGCAATAAGTCAAATGAACTCTTTTACATTTCAAGTAGAAAACAAACCACTTCTTCATTTGTCTGATACAAAGCACACCACATTTGGCAGGGTACTTCGAATTACTGAGAAATCAAATcttattacttaattatgtaGGATAACTAGCTGTTCGtcgtggtttcactcgcatcccggaGGTaattcttcccgtacccggacaaaatatagcctatgttacttggggatCCAGACTAGATTaccaacagtaaaagaattttactaatcagttcaatagtttcagagcctctagggtacaaacaaacacaacaatgTTTCCCCTTAATTATATTAGAGGAGATGTAGATATTTATCTACTCAGGTAATATATGTATACTAGTTCTAAAAAGCCTTAGGTTAGtaactatatatttatatatagttTAGTATAGTATAGTTACTGCCCACGCATTTCAGTTCGCAGAAGATAACTAATCAAGAGAGCTATTGAAGATGGTTTCTtaagaaattcaatttaatatgcAGTCTCGTTAGGTttctattgaaatgaaaaatatatatctcaACTTCAGCGTCGTATTGACGTCAATGATCGAATTTGATTTGATAGATTTCAATAATTCGGtgtattgaatattttgtaccattatatgtatatatactTATACTACTTTACATACTACTTTTCTTAATTTAGGATGATTAATAGAAATAATGTGATTGCATATTTATGCTAATATATCTTTTTCAAATTACATACCGTACACTGTACAGATATaaatgtaaagcactggtactcagctacatccggttagactggaagccgaccccaacgtagtttgtgaaaaaggctcggaggacgacACTGTACAGATATCGAGGCAAGAAAAACCACTAGAAAATGgagaaaggaaataaaaataataacaataatttttaatcaagtTTAACTAGATTATATAGAAAAACAGACGGGGTGAGcgaaataaaaccgtttaaaaatatttgataagagATCTTGATCATTCAAAAAAATTGGAGTCATCCTACGTCGCCTTTGGTTTCTGGAAACCCTTGACTACCTTCACCATCTTTCTGCCATTTTTCCACACTGTTACTCTATTTAACTCTACTGTCCCAACAGTAGAAGTACGAGAgacctaaataaaaaatttagttttaatagcagctttaaaataacaaataaagctTTAAGAAGGCTACATATAATTGGGTTCCTCGAATGGAACTCCGAAATAGTCATAGTTCATTGCACATCAGAGGCCATCAAGTGGATTTGaaaaaactctgacactagggcctgttaggtgattaaacacATTACAAATACCTATGAAGTAAAAATTTCAGCTTCAAGACAAAAAGGTTACCCACCTGTGTAGTCAAAGCTTTGATAATCTTGGGAGTAATTCTTCGAGGCGTAATTTGTTGTGGCATAAATCGTCTCGGCTCCTTAGGGTTAGGTAGTGGCATGACATGCGTGTGCCCCGTCAGCCCTCTCATACAAGGCGGCAACTCTGTAGTCGTAGTTTTAAACTTCTTCGTCTTCTCAGGTGTATACCTAGAAGAATGGCAGACTGGTCATCAGGAACATCGAACCGTTTTCAAAATCAGAAAAAGGTTGTGAAGTAAAAAGGTTTTTGCAAGTGAGAGAATTCCCTGTGCAAGAAATGATGGTCTTCTAGCAAGATTTGCTAAGTAAAATGTGACTACGCTTTGTATTTTTACAGTTTGGAATCCATTAGGACCAACGGTACAATATTCTTTAGTGTATAGGTACCGTCTTTTCCCCGGCTGCGTCCTCATTTTGGTCCTCCTTGGGGTTATCTCAGTTATAGGAACCAGGGCAGGAGTACTACCCATGTGCATATGCATCATTCTTCTGTTAACTTGGTAAATATGGTAGCCCTTGATCTTTCTAAACAGCTTTCCCACGGTTGGACAGGTATGGGTATGGGCAGCAGGTCCAAAGCATTCGGAGTAGTTGACTACTGTATAATCTGAAATTATATGAACGTTAGGTTATCATCATATCGGCCTTTTTCCAGTGCTGAACGAAGCGCAATTTGTTGCATGCAAATTAAAAGGCCggtgtcaaaattaaaaaaaagtgagGAATTGTATTGCAAACAACAATAACTGCATACGTACTCATATCATAGTCACAGTTATATTCGGAAAGGTCGCATTCATCTATGAACAGTCTCAAATGCTTCGTGGTTTCGTCTTGTCCGCACTCCGGGATCCAAGTGTGATTACAAATATCAGCTAGAAGACAGTTACTTAGTGGTTCCAACTAAAAACGTCAAAAAACCGGAGGTATGCCCAAAAGGCTGAcagcattgccacgctggatggcaatgcttattAGTTAAAGGTAGTAGTCAGCTTTATGATGATGCTTAAAAATAACGGGGGCATTCGAACCCCATGACCCGAAGGTTTGAACcctaaacagttttaaaatatgcTTGCCGATAAGGCTATATTTCTGTCGCTTGAGGTTTTCTGCACCGCACGCAGAATTTGCGCCCCATTCCCATACTAAAAGCCTACAACACTGATAGAGAAAACTATATTTGGGAACTTCTTCTTGTCTTTCAGCCAGCAATGTATCTCAGTTCACtaaattaaaagcatttttcatGTCAAATTGTATTTGAAAACAACTTAATTAATTCCATTTTTTGTGTCAGTTTTCATTCAGCCTCGTCCGTGGAGACTGTTTTAACAGCCGTGTCGGTCGGAACGTTAATAAAAGCTATTTCGCTAATGAGATGAGACCGAAGCTGTGGGTTTTCATAGTTCGCTTTTCATTTTTTCTCTTTTGAATTTATAAGTGCACTTAAAATAGACGGcgatgtacatatgtatagcGGTATACGTATAGCCTATGTTTTCATGAAAAACATTTTGTGAGAATGTGAAAATCGATGGTTTTTTGACCTTGTAGACCAACAGATTATCGaacatattatacctacattttatattttcacgtGCTATAAGTGGAAGCTGGccatacttaggtatatttaaaaaaatcttgacaaTGCCCAAGGACTTACTGCGAACTTGAGACTAATATAGCgcatgtttatttaaagttgttttgaaaaaaacaacattatttaccAACAAACCAACATCCATCGCACTTCCATTTTctctttaatatattattttctttacaagaaaccactttattgctttatttaaagATAGAAAACTCACCTTAAGAAAATGTTGTATTGATGTCAGAGGAATAAATATGatcactgaaaatataaaagatgttttatttttattaatacacgTGCACGTTTCCTCGCCTACGCTGGAAAGTCTAAGTCAGAGCAAGTAGGACTTAAGGCTGTGGTTTCAACTACAATAGAAACAGGTAACTGTAAGCTGCTTGCAGTTTTCTCGACTCGAAAAATGTGTATTTCACAATCATTTTTAGTTGGTAAATATTTGTCGTTTCATTAAAAAAGTTATACAAAAAGGTACTCCTAACCAGACATAAAAGTGTTCCAGATGATTCTGTGGAAGACTTTATGCTCTTTATAGTCTTTATGCTATCACAGTTTCAAAAATGTCAGTAACTGGGGCTGATTTTGAATACAGGAATATCATCATTTGCTTTGCATCTGCCCTTttccaagtatgttggggttggcttccaatcTGACcgaatgcaactgagtaccagtgctacattattatataggtacctactaagtataGCACTGTAACacgcgttaaaaaaaaagaggcAGGAAGAAGTCTCAACGTGGACGGGTGTGGGGCGTTCATCCCccacatttaaatatttgagtGTTTCTACCCAAAAGGAAAGATCGTGGAGTACAAACAAATTGGTATAGcgccaaaacaaatgaataaatgcTACTTTCCATTTCAAAACCAAGGTTCAGTTCAAACTCCTCCGATTGTATGGTTGCTTCTATCTACTCATTGGTTACACTGAAATCTTAATGGTAATGAAAAAAGACGATGAAATGACTCGTTAAAGTCGAGTTCTGTGAAGATTACCTAATAAAATACAGTTCCGAGTTCATTCTATATTTTTCTATCAGAGGTATCCTGCATAAGaactttcaaagaaaattataaagccCCACCTAAAGTAAAGCTTTATTCTGAAGAAAATTGTGAAGCCTTAGGGAATAACCCACTTCTCGGGAAATAAGAAGTATTGTACGCCCAGCTGAACATATCACTTAGTGCTTTAAAAGCTATTACTTGTTACCATTTTTCTGCTCGTGTAACTCACTGCTCACAATTATTTTAGTGCACCTACGTTCATTCGCAATAGGCACCTACGCTCATTACCTGCCTCCacatttaagttaaaaatactcTGAATATGGAGAGCAAAGATCTAAAATTGGGCAGATGCATGAAAGGCTGGTGGATGACATGATATCTTATGCCTAAGATACCGGCCTTTTGGTTACGAGAAGATAGTTCTGGAATAATAATGCCACCAGCTTCAATTTtccaattgtttatttacagcatGACGTAGAACAAGGTATGCAATTTTGTCATTCCGGACAAATATTCGGCCCTGAATGTATCTCGTAGGCTCTAGTTGaatgtataaaataacacaCAAATTGAGCTTAAGACTAAGAGTATTGTTATCGAAACCTACACTAACGACGCAGTACAGAAGAAATATTgtatacagaaataaaatacttcGATATCATCTTACTTGCCACAATGCTACAGCGTAACAGTATCATTTTCAGCCATTTTTAACGTGTATTATTCTAACCAACAGTAAACGCGACAAACGCATATTGTACGTATAAAACCAACTTCCTATATTgaaccatttttaataaaaatttgctACAAACttctttgcaataaaataaaaaatagtaaactAGTAATTGTTTCcgcaatttacaaaaatatgaaatgggAAACTTTGAAGAATGTGAGTACATTCAGTCACAAAAATCTTCActcaatttatttcaaagatgaagcttaggtcaaaaataaaagacttctttttttttaaatgctaaCGCTAATGCTATCACTGAACAATTACAAAATTTtcttaggtaatatttttaaacaatcaacGAAGTAATTACATGCATCTTTTGAAGGTCTCATGACTCTATGACGGTCTTACACATTGCACGTTCATTCACTGACAACATCGAGGAATGTTCTAGAAACATAGATAAGGTCAAGATGGCGCCTAAGATTTTGCTAATTGGAGATGATGTAACAGAAAAATTGGTTGTTAATGTTATGATTTTATTACaggcagtattttttttgtgaaattgaaTGAGAAAGTTAGACGCCTttcagaaaattataatttctccAACAGTAGTCCAGTAGTAGTCACAAATTAGTACAGCCCTTTTCTACACTCGCCttatatgtgttttatttaccatacaacaaaatatatcaaGACTGCAAAAACGATATAATTTTTGGTCATCACGCTTAACTAAAACACACCTTTCAATGCGCACACGCAACGCATGACGTTTAACGTCAGATCAACAGTTGCATCACCGACGCAAGCGCGTTGACATGAACCCGGTTCACCTCGGAACTGACATTGACGGCACACCTGACTTCACAGCCATATACTTCCGTTGTCTTTAATAGTTTCCTGATTTAGATTAATTATTAGCAATTTAATAATGATTCATAGTTTAGAGTTAGATGCTGTGATTAAACACATTGATTTGtgtcacaaaatattgtaaaaacttagcccatttatttatcgacttcccaaaaaaggagcTTTTCAATTCaaccgcaaaatatttttttttatctatacagtCGCATTACAACactccaatttttttttttttgttttaagtcagTAATTATcccaatttaaaaac encodes the following:
- the LOC135118568 gene encoding uncharacterized protein LOC135118568 is translated as MNYTVVNYSECFGPAAHTHTCPTVGKLFRKIKGYHIYQVNRRMMHMHMGSTPALVPITEITPRRTKMRTQPGKRRYTPEKTKKFKTTTTELPPCMRGLTGHTHVMPLPNPKEPRRFMPQQITPRRITPKIIKALTTQVSRTSTVGTVELNRVTVWKNGRKMVKVVKGFQKPKAT